From Manihot esculenta cultivar AM560-2 chromosome 18, M.esculenta_v8, whole genome shotgun sequence:
AGATCAagcaatttttaattaaaaaaaactaacttcttcatttttttactaaataaaaaaatctagaaataatttcaaaaaatgtGAAATTGAgcttgttgattttttttcatcctaagttaataaaataagaaatttagCACAAAAATATTTGCTCTCTCTatccattaattaatttttgtttacttacaaaatcattattaataagagataatttgaattaaatactaataaatgttttaattttcatttaaaaaaataaaggagaaattatgttgaaaataaaataaatttgagtaataataatcaatttatatattaattataatgtaaaaaaagATAAGTTTGCAGTATTTTAGGACAAATaacaatgaaaaattatataaaaattatgagatgtaggagtattttttatattaaattgaaacttttagtttaattcaaataaaaatttagaaataggttaattttaatagaaattatgttgAAATTTATGATTAatgtcatatattattaataaatcttaATTCAAtgatattaattgaattttttttttagcattgtatagttttaaagaaaagaaaatatatatatagtgaaTTAGTTTGAGTTTAACACTTTTGCTGCTGATTAATTTGAGGATTtgaaagatatttttaaaaattattttacactCCAAAAACTAAATCACTTTGCTGGGCCGTTCAAGCCTTCTTCTTACTATTCATTTTAGTCCATTAGCCCATTAATCATATTGAAATTGCCACGTGCCTGTATTaattacagttttggtccctaaaattttaaaaccctAACAGAATGAGCCTGGTCATCCACCGTCCAAGATGCTAAGTACCAGAGTTCTTTTTCTACCGTATTACATTGAAACGAGACTTTTTAAAAGCAATGAACACTTGTCCTTCATGCTTAAATATTGGACCCGTTTATCCATAGACAGTAAAAAGCTGATTTCAAGGCAAACCCAATCTATCTTTTCGAATATAAAATACCATTAATCataatatgttaaaataaatttattgatgtgtttttattatttttgaaagaGTGGATTTCCTCAACTTAATGAGGTTACAGATGAAAAACACATCTAACACTATTCCCTCCCACCACCTTCGGGGGACATGATCATCACCTGACTTAGAATTTTCAGTGATGCCAAATCCAAAAGAAAATACAAAGAAGATCAAAGAGAAACAAGTAAACTTTGTATCAAACACTTTCACCTCTCCTACTAAAATTTTTCCAGCAATCAACAACTTCTGTTATCTTAATATATATGATGATGCTGTGGAGGTGATTGTGCTGCATCATGAGCACAAGTTGAGTTTGCTGTTTAAACTTGCTCGTCCGGCGACCCATTTGCCCAGATTTTTTTCTCTTGCTGTGGCTTTGCTGAACTCATCTCCATGGATTGAGATGTGGGTTTCTTCACAGGTTCTTCTTCACCTTTGTTTTTGCGATAGATGAAGTATAGGATCAGTTGTATTGCCCCTAGACCACACCCAAATCCGTTGGGGATCTGCCATCATTTACGAAAAGAAATTATCTTTCATGAGAATACTGCAAAAGTTTCTTCAAGAAATGGTGTAAAATTGAAGTTGAGGAGAAACTTACAGCGAGAAAAGGATCACGGCCAAGTAGGCCATAGATGAACCAGCAAGTGCCGCACAAGAACACGAACAGTGACAAGAAAAATGGCATGAACTCTACACTCTTCGTTCTAATCACCAACCTCTGCATATATGAACAACAATTTATAAATTTCTCATAgggtaaaaaaaacaaaaaaagaagagaagaaagtgggaaaatggagggatttgaCTTACTATGATGGACAGAGGTGAGGCATACATAATAATGGAGAAAATGGTGGCAGCCAAGCCGCAGAAGAGCTTCCTGGTGTTGCCTTGCAGGGCAAAAAACGACACAAAGGCCACAGTACCAAAAATGGCCAGCGCCAGCGTGAGAAGGCCTAGGATTCTGCCCTTCTCCTTCCTTGTTGCAAAGATAAGGAATATTAACACATATATGGTTTCGATCACCATCCCTGTCCCATTAATTGTTGATACCAGAAGATTGTCCTTGGACACAAATGGCAGACCATACCTgtcaaaatagataaataaatcagtCATTATTACCAAAAACATAAGTGGGTGAAAGTGAAAATATTCTGGAAAAATTAGCTAAAACAGACTGCAATGGCTGCAAGAACAGAACAGGATAAACCAAGAACACAATCCGAATCTTGAACAGTAATTTTATTCTGGGATGTTCTTGGAAAAGTTGTTCTATAGTAGGAGATGATTTTGCTTTTTGGGCCATTGGTGATTTATAAAAAGCCCATGGTATTAGCAGTGAACAACATCGTTACAATATTGCCCTCATCAAGATGGTCAAAAGACGATCAAAAGAAGCTTGAAGTAGCAAACTTTGGAGGATAGAAAGGTAAATAGCAGCAGCAAGTGGTTGAAGAAAAGAGAAACGTACCAGGCAGAGAGGAGACAATTGAGGAGAGTCATAACGTATGGGATGCCGGAGAATTGCTCTGTGGACTTGCTTCTTATGATTCTCTTGAAAGTAAACCTGTCAAGTAATTGCAATCCATAACTTTAActtgatttttcaaaaaaaaaaaggttattgGATAAAGCACCATCttcaagaaaaaaagaaaaaattcagTATAAACAATGGCAGTAAGATCAGAagttgaaaagaaaaaacaagaagaatcagaaacaGAGAAATGGAGAAGCTCTTTACGTTGGAGACAAGAAGAGGAACAAAGCAGCGGCATTTCCTGTGACAGAACACAAAGCAAGAGAAAAACCATTAACACCAAGATCAAGAAAGAAgtacagaagaagaagaagaagaagcaaattGAAATACCCACCAAAAACACCAAACAAGAAATGAAGAACATCCATTTTCAGCAAGATTGAAAGAAATAACCttcaaaagaaaagagaaggcaAAGACAAGAAACAAATAGTTTCAAGAAGAATCAAACTGAAAGTTCAGAGGTTGGTTCACAAATGTCAATGCGATGAGtggaagagggaagtggcaatGGATTATATAGAGAAGGAAACAAATAACAGCGAGGTTTAAATTTCCTTGTTTTCAAGTTGCTTTGGTAATTCGAGCGATGTCTATGAACAGTGGGCTAACAGTAACTCACAGGGAATGGGCGCTGCACCTTGAGGAAAAAGATTAGGCGGTCTATGTAGATTTATAgcgtaaaataataataaaatttatataaaatttctatatatttatattataaatttatacaaactaataattaaaaattttaatttttatttattaaaaattctcaattttagaatttaaaactatttatataaaatttatacatattctaatttataatattttgaaattatttgtaAATTTCTTTGAGGTTGTTCAAAAGTTGAGATGAATTAAAAGATCTAGTATACCTAAGTCCAACTCCaccacaattaaaaaaaaaaaaaaaaaaaaaactttcctgATATTCTtgatttagattttattattaattatttatttatttttaaaaataattgtgaGAATTGTAATATTTGTGAAAGGAATGacatatttcaaattttacatttatagttaataaagttaaaaatttCTTACCCTAAGATTATAAAGTCTCCTATTTGAATTTCAGTAAacagtaaattaataaaaaaattgattaatttataaaaaaagttaCTTCACTTCAGATCTACTTTTTGAAAGGAAACTTTTAAaggttataaattttttaaaacaattttctgaaatatgataaatagaaattaatgttAATCAGAAATTACTATAAATGGAAAAAGAGGGAAGAAAAGTCCTAATTAGAAACTATGAGATAAGGAAGTTAAAGGTAGCAGAGATAAGCCTCTCTCATGTGCTGttgaattagaaaaaaaaactatCACGCAATAATTGAGATCCAACTTAGAACTGCCTCACCATTTTTACCTCCTTTACAAATATGGTAATTCAATGCCAACTTTATATATGAATGATTCGtattaaaagtttttttataaatatttattgcgataaatacttataaataataaaaaatataaaatttaatataattctatgtaaatttattttataataatttattaataaaaaaataattttaaccactaatttttttttctctcaaatagtcatttatattaattaattacttacgCTGTGACTTTAATGCATGCGACTCTCAAATTTTTCTCTTTGGtagttaaatatataaatttaaataaacatttaaaacagaatttcaaataattttttttaaatttaaaattatttaaataaaatagagatttattatttagtttctacctattatcattattaataaatcaatttttatatttttaaaaatttattaaatcatttttatctttttttatatcaataaaataattttttttttcattaaaaatagatgaataataataaaaaaattttaatatctaattTTAGTCGAGTAACtcatttcttcctttttttttcttcgttTTTGGATAACTcaatttctctttcttcttcatgGTTAACTCAATTTTTAAAAGTACTTTTTAATCGATAatctaacttttcttttttttttttctataataatttaattttaaaaaataaagaaatttaattttttattatatatttaactgtaaaaataaatgaaattaaataaaaaattatttgttaataaaaaaataaaaatattttaataaatttttaaaaatatatgaaataacttattaataatagtagtatctaaaaataaaataataaatttatgtaaataaaactctaataataatatactatttattttattttgaactaTTAATTTGAGTCGAATCGAAATTTCAACAATATGTTAAAAGTTTTGATTTAGTAAATGCCATCCCCtataacatattattaatttaatctatataagattttcatattcaaattatcaataatttgtGAATTTTTGAATCAGAGTCATTATGTAATACGAAACTAAATCACTCTCTTATATGCCCCAATTCAAAGTATTAAGGCAAATTATATAATCAGCAAAAATATGTCATGTCACATAGTGACATATTGAGGTGAGACTTTCTACTTACGATacgtgaaaaaaaaatatttaattagttcGTAATTATTTGTATGTTATTGATATAttctaattataaatattttagttttataagTTAAATATATCGTCTTATTCATATCATGTGATATCTAAAAATACTGAATAATTGCTcctttcattatattttaaggCGAAGTTATTACAAAATACCCTTTTcatgaataatattaaaattaattattgataatttaaaattcataaaaaaataaaatttttgggtATGAGTAAATTTGATCTAAATGGTTCATGTCTtactcttttattcttttttctttattctcaTAACTGTCATCTTTTACGGTACTATCTATCGCTGTCATACAGAACCGTATGTACAGACATATCTGTCTTATTACTATGATCaaacaattatttaattttctttcgaTACTCGTACTGATAGAGTCGTGGTATAACTGGGCCTACGTACTCCTCATCACGTTAAATAATTCGGATCCCTTTCTGAAGAGTTCTGAATGCCGGTCAACTCGGCCTGCTCGATTGTGGATAAATTGTACGCTAATGGATCATTTTACGTAGTTGATTTTAATGAGTTTTGAACATGACTCTCGTATAAAAGTTCAACTACGGTCTGAATGCCAATAACTCAAacgataattaattatattatctcaaaattCAAACACATATTAAagattttcttatttatatataacttttaattcgaaaatagagaaaaacaaATGTTGGTAATTTTCCATCATTGCTTTGATTTGAGaagtttgaaattaattaattagattccTTTACTTGGTAATGCACTTATAAAATGGTTGACTAATAAGTAGCTACAGAAATTGCGTGAACACACAGATATCTCCGAATATTACCATTTTAATGCAATTTCGACTATATACGTATTTATGGAATACAGGAATGAATTGGGCACTGTGGTTGGTGAAAAGggtattattaacaaattatttttgGAGATTTACTCTATTTATAATCTTTTAATTGTCAcattcataattaaattataaatataaataattattaaatttatttataaatttaatttattataatgtgATAGAGCGAGTCTGCTTGAACATTTCTCAACCACAAATTCtttaactataaaattatttttttcctaaTTATTTCTTAACCAAAAAGTCTTAATTATGAAATTAGCTGAACCCTTTTTCTTTAATCACACTCATTGCATGTGAGCATTATAAGCAAATTTCATTCAATCATTATTCATTACGTCACTGGTAACTCGATTGATTTCAAGTGTTAATGGTATAATTACAATTcacaaatatttattaatttgaactgtgcttgatttataagaaaatgaaacgatatgaatcgaattgaaataaaaattaattaattaaataaaattaattaatataaattttaaatataaattaatgttttaaaattcaaaaagcaAGATTTAGAGTACGAGTGTAAATTTAATCAGAGAGAAAGACATTTCTTTCTCTTAATTCATTTCCCTTTTATCTGCTAGTAACGTTTAACTGCCTCTCCATTATAGTGTCATCTGTCTCTGTCATTTAAATTCATATGTATAGGTGTGTCAGAGTCCCTCTCTACGCCAGACAGTCATTTAATTCATTTGGTGCGCACGCGAGCATGGCTGTAAAGTGACTGGTCCAGCTGCTCTATCTCACGTCATATCACCGGGCTGAATTATCTTTCATTTGATCTGGGCTTACGTTAAACTCGACCTGTTTCATGTGTCCAAATAGGGATTTAAGATGTTAAATTGATCTGTTAAAAGGAGATTTGATGGGTTTTGAGTCAATATTTTTCTCTGGATAGAGAAAATCCCACGGTCAGGATAAGCATATTACATATTCAAAATCAAAAGTACAATGATCATTTCTCACTAATTATTTCAATGGATATTTAACGTTAATCGTTGGTGGCATTGTTCTTATTATGTGTGTAATGATAACATGTGGAGTGCAAGAAATACAAAGGATACATggacaattttaaaaaaacaaaaaaacaaagaagattaataatttcaattttgaCTCACTTGGTTAATCAATTATTTTCATTTGGTATCTATGACTAAAATTATGGTAGTGATTTAGTATTCAAATGTTCCTCtctcatttaattatttttttaatttataaaaatatacttCTTCCTTCCgtaacataatttttatttatattatatatttttaaattaaattaatttactcattataatatatatttttcaaggTTGAACGTTACTAACAATACTTCAATGTGAGGAAAACCGTTTTTAGGATGAAACGCAGGTATTCTTGAAACTTGGGCACGACAAAAATTTGAGGACAGCAGATTTGAAGTGTACGTGCGATGCCATGTCGTCCAATATTCGACCAATGAGGTTTCTGACACGCAAATATAAAATCATGAATATACTTGTGGCCAAAGCCAACCATCAATGTGAACGTCGAGGAGTTCTAATTCGACCAACCCATTACATCAAAACACTCACCAAAGCTACTGGTAGGCTATACACTGCTTTCTGTCTCTCATCGCTCATGGACTGTCTTCATTTCTTTTAGAGAAAATTACTCATTAAATTCTATACTTAAAAAAAActcactaatttatttttttttcttaaaagattaaaaatagAATTACCGCACATTAGTCTTCTACACGTTAACTAGcgaattcttaaaatttaacatatataattaatatcgtatttaaaataatattaatttacgaTAAGAATTGGGTAgataaaaatctaatatttagGTAGAAATGGGGAATAATAGAAGAGTGAAcaagtttttatttttgtttttaatttgaaaataatgtGTAACTAATGTGACATTTGGTTGATATGTATTATTGCACGTTGAGTGTTTGAAGCAGTTGAATGAATCCTCCAAAGCTACATAGATTATCCATTATCCTAATGCCCTActtcataaattaaataaataaataatttgaagTAAATTGacgttttccttcttttttgatTCTTTAGTTTTTGgccaaacttttttttttccacctGCAAGAAAACTGCATAAACGGCTTCAAGGACATCCAGCAACAAGAAATTCGAGGGCCTTTCAGGAATAGATCTCAACCAATTACAATCCAACAGACCCTTAAAAATATTGGCAGCAACATAATCAGCTAACTTTGTTGGCCGTCCTTCTAGCAACTGAGAAGGAATTACAGATAGAAAGCTAGGAATCCAGGATTGAGTGCCACTGACAGAAGCTCGAATTTCCCACGGCTTCTTTAGTCTTCGATGACAGGGCTTCGTAGAGCATAAGAGAATCTGTCTCTAGGATGATATTTTGGCCGACttcagttttatttatttatttatttttattatgcatTGTCCATTAAAATTGTTGAGACTTGATcggtttattaaaaataaaatattgaccataattatgagaattaaatttttatctcatttgagaCAAAAGAGTGTTATAATACATGAAAAATAGAGTTTGTTGGATCTTAACATGTGTATACGGGATACGAAAATGTTCCGTAAATCAGATCATTCGATTTGATCTCAATGAAAAAGCCTAACCAACAAAATATGAAGATTAGaactctaattttttaaatttcacttaatatttaaaatgatcAGTCCGATCACTTTAAGATTCGTATAACAAATGAGGCATTTGAACACATTAATAACCGATCTCAATAACCAAAAAGAGCCTACCTTTATATTGGTCGGATAAACCGAGCACAAATATGATAGAATCAGAATAAGACACCGATCTCCTATGCGATGGTCGGTCCCACTAATTCTCTCTGAGGCCTTAAATGTGCATTTTAAAGAGCTGCTCAGCCACTTGATGCACCAAAGTGTATGGGTGAAACGGCTCCGCATTGATTAGTCGATTGTCAGCCCACCTGACATATTGCTACAACGTACCACCATCCCATCTGATAGGACGTTAGGCAAGAAATCTGGATATAAATTCTCTGGACTCAACCTCAGCTAAAAAGGTTCACTCTCCAAAGCTCTCTGAAAGTGAGACACTCACTCTTCCATAAACTAAGACCCAAGAACCTAATCTCTCTCATATGCTCACACAAGAACTCTTTAAATAGAGACCCTCTGAATATTGCTGCAAAAAGCTTTATTATTTacttccttttattttctctatATTAATAAATCTCAAATAATTATTAGTCTAATTTGAGTGTTGAAAGGTTTTCACTAGGGCATCTCCTTCCTCACATTCAAACATGTCCCCTTTCTCAATACTAAATACGGAGAAATCTAACGGAATCAATTATGAATTAATGGTCAATCCATTAAATCAAACCGCTATCTAAGTGTCTATGTCTAGACACTCCGCTTGATCTCGCTTCATCGAGTATTAAATCAGTCATCCTATCACTCGTTGAGTATAAAGTCATATaaacattttcatttttttaggtCTGCTCTGACAAATAATTCTGTTttctaaatgaatttaaaagtaTAATGTTAATGTTTAACCTATATATttagaatttaataatttatttttgtatataatttaataaatggtTCATCTAGATAgatgaattttttttgtttattcttTTACCATTTTCATAATTGGGTTGGTGAGATTAAGACCCAGCAAGAGTTTTGGCATTGAAAGTGTTTGTCTTCTTGCCCTATGAATGCCAGTTTAgaagaaattcaaatttcatattCGGCAAAAAGTCTATATTCAGGAAAAATTTTCAAAGCATAAAATGATCCAACTCAAGTGCTTAAGGGTGAATTACTAtagagtatttttttaattaaccgtatagtctttttttttagcaatttaattaaaaatccttatattttataaagtaaaattctctaatttctttatttttatcaaataaattgtCTATTAACTTAGTTTAACATTCATAAAAgggacaaaataattttaatattttgaaattacaataactaaaaatataaatagttgTCTCTATTTAtttcatagaaaatatttttttgaaatatatatttttatattttttgacatTTGAAacattcaaaatatttaaaataaatgactttttttttttcaagagaGAAAATCTTTTTTAAGAGAGAAAGCCATTTTCTACAGTTTGAATTCTTTATTAATACCTTTCTATgtaaatttgataataaattttattttttaattaaaattaaataataaaaataataaaaaatatttttaaatacaaattattttctataaataaatgaaagtaaattataaatattctaaCAATATAAATATCAAACATTAAAACAAATTGATCAATATTTTCTTCAACAACGATAATAAAGATaatgattatttttaaaaaaaagaacttttcattgaattttaaaaataaaaaattattaattaattttaatgaaatacaAAGACTTAATAGTTTTTATCCTTCGCTTAACCGTTTAATGTTTAAATTcagaattttagaaaaaaaaacttaataaaatcttaaagttgttgaatttatttaaatatcccCTTAGAAACAATTTTCATAAAGAAAAAGTTAATTCaagatgaattttggttaagaGAATGGGAatcaatttaagaaaaaaaaaagggaaaggtGGTTAATTTTGTTAGTTAATATGAAATGGATTAATGATTCTTTTCCgtaaataactattttttacttggttaaaattatttataatattatgagGTTTTTCAGTAAATATATTaagatttattatataaaaaattatttataatattaatttttaattttgattaggtATGATACTCATAAAATCTTTTATGTATGAGTGCAATGTTCTTTATATCAAGACCAGAGTCAACCTGCCTAGTTTGATTTTAAGATGGTTGGGTAAATATAAGTCAGTGGTTCATTCAGTTGATCTcacaagaaaagagaaaaaaggaaCTAAATCATTGTCTTGTTGTGAGGAATATATGCAACTGTTGCAGTTGGTGCAACTATACTGTGTTTGGCAAgagatttatattaaaaataataatgggATGATAAAGCTGCCGACCTTTACCCGCAAAGATTTGAAGTTTCTTTTTtcactttcctttttttctagttCCACCTCTCTTTGCCACCGAAAGAGAGGCAGGTTGGTATGATGTTAATTCTGAATCATACATTAAGCTATAGAATTCATTCAAGAAACTAACTTTTTTATGAGCGTTTTAACCTTTCTTAAAAAAGTAAGGGACCTTCACAATTGTCCCAAGTTATGAGTCGCTGAGGGGCTGGATAGGAACTGGTGTTTTAAATGTGCAGTGAACTTGGGACTACGATTACACACGCCTCCACTTTAGTAAAAGCTTCAGCAACCAAATTTGAGACACCTGTCAATTTGCATTTCCCATTCTGGCAATATCTCACCGTCACAGAATCTTTCTCATTATTCTTTGACAAATTGACCACTCGCATCGCATGCAGCTTTTCATTGTGTATTTTTGTTGACCTCAGGAAAAGGTGACTTAAAAGCAGAGTTCCAAAAAGCCAAAGGACTCGTAAATATTTCTATGTAGAACCATGAAGACCTGAAAAATTGACAAGCATCCACTATAAGTTTGTTTTTTCTCGTTGCATTACCAACAAGTATTTGGatttcttcaaaaaaaaaaaaaaatataaaatacactCGCCATGAGATTTTGCCATGTGTACACTGTATAAAGTAGGCCAcatgtatatttaaattattgaaggCACTAAATTGTATGATCAAACTAGATTATATGCATGTCATATCAATacgaattcaaaaaaaaattatttagattcaattttaataaataataaataaaaataaaatagataaaataaatatatatttaaaaaatttttaaaaaataaaatattataatttatttaatttttttatcaattaaaatatattaataacaattacatttttaatgtttataaatatgtattttttcaatataattcaataataaaccaattaataatttatcttttattctATTATAAAATCGATTTTTAGtagtatttattataaaaattttttttctactatatatattatacataaaaaaataatactattaaagtaacataataatttaatataatatttactataaattttatttcttaaattaaattatttaatctattaattagagAAAtactattttcattttatttttttaagtttaaataatttaatttattatttataaaaaataatacttgatttacatttaagtatttttaaatttaaattatctaatctattatccattaaatttatatttttaaaattaaattatattttaaatttaaatgatctataaaatttattcagtactaaaaaaattaattataaaacacttttatttataaaatttaaaatttatttctttaaaattagATAGTTTAACAAatagttttaattatataaatagattagaaactaattaagtgaaataattattttttaataataaaaataatatataaaattaaattacgtaCTGAATgaataattcttttaaaaaaaattacatattggagttaaaattttaaaataaaataaattttttaaattagaaaaatagaaaatgaaaggaataaaataaaataaataattaaaattaaatcaactaaataattttaaacattagtaaaaatttatttgataaaaaaattaaaaaaattaattttataaaagaaaaactaattaataaattttttaaatatggagAAACTTAATAAAACATTCTGTCCGTTgcacagaaaaaagaaaatttttaggtTCTCATTCGGGTACCCACGTGTCTTGATCTAAGACCCATGTGGATGAGCAATTATTAGACTT
This genomic window contains:
- the LOC110606116 gene encoding bidirectional sugar transporter SWEET1 isoform X2 — translated: MAQKAKSSPTIEQLFQEHPRIKLLFKIRIVFLVYPVLFLQPLQYGLPFVSKDNLLVSTINGTGMVIETIYVLIFLIFATRKEKGRILGLLTLALAIFGTVAFVSFFALQGNTRKLFCGLAATIFSIIMYASPLSIIRLVIRTKSVEFMPFFLSLFVFLCGTCWFIYGLLGRDPFLAIPNGFGCGLGAIQLILYFIYRKNKGEEEPVKKPTSQSMEMSSAKPQQEKKIWANGSPDEQV
- the LOC110606116 gene encoding bidirectional sugar transporter SWEET1 isoform X1; protein product: MDVLHFLFGVFGNAAALFLFLSPTFTFKRIIRSKSTEQFSGIPYVMTLLNCLLSAWYGLPFVSKDNLLVSTINGTGMVIETIYVLIFLIFATRKEKGRILGLLTLALAIFGTVAFVSFFALQGNTRKLFCGLAATIFSIIMYASPLSIIRLVIRTKSVEFMPFFLSLFVFLCGTCWFIYGLLGRDPFLAIPNGFGCGLGAIQLILYFIYRKNKGEEEPVKKPTSQSMEMSSAKPQQEKKIWANGSPDEQV